A stretch of the Notolabrus celidotus isolate fNotCel1 chromosome 3, fNotCel1.pri, whole genome shotgun sequence genome encodes the following:
- the LOC117810901 gene encoding proteasome subunit alpha type-4-like: MSRRYDSRTTIFSPEGRLYQVEYAMEAIGHAGTCLGILAKDGVLLAAERRNIHKLLDEVFFSEKIYKLNDDLACSVAGITSDANVLTNELRLIAQRYLLQYQEPIPCEQLVTALCDIKQAYTQFGGKRPFGVSLLYMGWDKHYGFQLYQSDPSGNYGGWKATCIGNNSAAAVSMLKQDYKEGEMNLSSALALAVKVLNKTMDVSKLSAEKVEIATLTRENGKTKIKVLKLKEVEGLIKKHEAEEAKAEKEKKDKEQKEKDK, translated from the exons ATG TCTCGAAGATATGACTCCAGAACGACCATATTTTCCCCTGAGG GACGTCTGTATCAGGTGGAATATGCAATGGAAGCGATCGGTCACGCTGGAACATGTCTGGGAATTCTAGCTAAAGATGGAGTGCTGTTGGCAGCAGAGAGACGCAACATCCACAAACTGCTGGATGAGGTTTTCTTCTCTGAGAAGATCTACAAACTCAACGA TGACTTGGCTTGCAGTGTTGCTGGGATCACATCAGATGCTAATGTACTGACAAATGAGCTGCGGCTAATTGCACAGAG GTATTTACTGCAGTACCAGGAGCCAATACCGTGTGAACAGTTGGTGACAGCTCTCTGTGACATCAAACAGGCGTACACACAGTTTGGAG GAAAGAGGCCGTTTGGTGTTTCTCTTCTCTACATGGGCTGGGACAAACACTATGGCTTCCAGCTGTACCAGAGTGACCCCAGTGGCAACTATGGAGGCTGGAAGGCAACCTGTATCGGCAACAATAGTGCT GCTGCAGTGTCCATGTTGAAGCAGGACTACAAAGAGGGTGAGATGAATCTGTCCTCTGCTTTGGCTCTGGCTGTCAAAGTCCTCAACAAAACAATGGATGTCAGCAAGCTCTCAGCAGAGAAAG TGGAGATTGCCACCCTGACACGAGAAAACGGGAAAACCAAAATCAAAGTGCTGAAACTGAAAGAAGTAGAGGGACTCATCAAGAAGCACGAGGCAGAGGAAGCCAaggctgaaaaagaaaagaaggataaggagcagaaggagaaagacAAATAA